A DNA window from bacterium contains the following coding sequences:
- the aroB gene encoding 3-dehydroquinate synthase produces MNKREKRGVREIIQVKLGKKNYPIFIGFDLLDKTGDYAKELGNSCFIISQPKIFSLYGERLKESLKKNGISVKEALIGEGERHKSFFSLKNILKEIISFDSGRKRLFIANLGGGIVGDLGGFVAAIYKRGVDYINIPTTLLANVDSGIGGKTGVNFMGIKNIIGSFHQPSLVISDLSLLKTLPREEIIGSMAEVIKYGVIKNPRFFRYIEKNVDEILSLKSPYIEYIVSMCYKIKARVVQQDEFDKKGIRAILNYGHTIGHSLEGGGGLVKRHGDAISIGMVAINRLAVKLGFLNEKEGIRIKNLLLKIGLPVKIKPCDIDKIMSPLLHDKKFTGKIRLVIPERIGRVRLVERIDEKEIILALKEIMD; encoded by the coding sequence ATTACCCTATCTTTATTGGCTTTGATTTATTAGACAAAACAGGTGATTATGCAAAAGAGCTTGGTAATTCTTGCTTTATAATTAGCCAGCCAAAGATTTTCTCTTTATATGGTGAAAGATTAAAAGAATCCCTTAAGAAAAATGGAATTTCTGTAAAAGAGGCTTTGATTGGAGAGGGAGAAAGGCACAAATCATTTTTCTCTTTAAAAAATATTCTAAAAGAGATTATTTCATTTGATAGCGGAAGAAAAAGGCTCTTTATTGCAAATTTGGGAGGTGGAATTGTGGGTGATCTGGGAGGGTTTGTTGCCGCTATTTATAAAAGGGGGGTAGATTACATAAATATTCCAACCACCCTCTTGGCAAATGTTGATTCAGGGATAGGTGGAAAAACAGGCGTAAATTTTATGGGAATAAAGAATATCATTGGTTCATTCCACCAGCCAAGCCTTGTCATATCTGATCTTTCCTTGCTTAAAACCCTTCCTAGGGAAGAAATTATAGGAAGTATGGCAGAGGTTATAAAATATGGGGTAATCAAAAACCCAAGATTCTTTAGATACATTGAGAAAAATGTAGATGAAATCCTATCTTTAAAAAGCCCTTATATTGAATACATTGTCTCAATGTGCTATAAGATAAAGGCAAGGGTTGTCCAACAAGATGAATTTGACAAGAAGGGAATAAGGGCAATTTTGAATTATGGTCATACAATTGGCCATTCCCTTGAGGGAGGAGGAGGTCTTGTTAAAAGGCATGGAGATGCTATATCTATTGGAATGGTGGCAATAAATCGCCTGGCTGTAAAGCTTGGATTTTTAAATGAAAAAGAGGGGATAAGGATAAAAAACCTCCTTTTAAAAATAGGATTACCTGTTAAGATAAAGCCTTGCGATATTGATAAAATAATGTCTCCCCTCTTGCACGACAAAAAATTCACAGGAAAAATAAGGCTGGTTATCCCCGAAAGAATAGGAAGGGTAAGGTTAGTTGAGAGAATAGATGAGAAAGAAATTATATTGGCTCTTAAGGAGATTATGGATTAA